GCGAAAGATCGTCGGCTATGGCTTACAAAGGCGAAAGGTCGTTGCGACGCACTATCAGCACGTAGATGGGACTTCGTTCGCCGCACCAGTCACCGCATCGGTCGTCGCGCAGATGCTTGAGGCCAACCCGGATCTTTTGCCCGCCGCGGTAAAGAATATTCTCATTACAACGGCCGAACGGATAAAGAACTCATCGGCGATCAGGCAGGGCTACGGCGTAATAAATGCAAAAAAAGCCGTTGACCTCGCTGAAGCCGAAAAGCACCATTTTGATCCAAATGTTCACCACCCGCCACGGCGAAATGGAGCATCTCTTCGCTTCTCGTTCCACGACGACAGTGCCAGATCGGTCAACCTCGTCGGTGACTTTAATGGCTGGGATCCTTCAGGCGTGTCCCTAGAGAGGTCATCGAACGGCTTCTGGTACGCGACGATATCCGCCGAACATAAAACTCGATACAGATATAAGTTCCTTATTGATGGCCATCGCTGGGTCGAAGACCCGACTCATGGAATGAAGGAAGAGGACGGCTTCGGAGGTTTTCATTCGATTCTCGACGTCAACTGAGAATACGCCCCAACGCATACTCGATACGAACTCGAAGGTGGAATAAAAAAGTCAGGAACTTTGATTTCAAAATGCGAGATCAAGATGCTTAACGCCATAAGAAATCACTGGCCCGAATATCTGATCGAGGCGTGGGGCCTCGGCACATTCATGGTGTCAGCATGCGTATTCGGTGTCCTTCTGTTTCATCCGGATTCATATCTTGCAGGATATGGCGTCATCTTTCGCAATGTCCTTATGGGAGTCGCGATGGGAATGACCGCAATGGCGATCTTCAAATCACCGTGGGGAAAACGCTCGGGAGCGCATATCAATCCCGTCGTTACTCTGACATTCCTTCGCCTTGGCAAGATCAGTCGGCCGGATGCCGTAATGTACGTTGCTGCTCAATTTGTTGGCGGCATGTCCGGAGTCCTCCTATCTTGGTTGATCCTTGAAGAGCGGCTCGAGGCCCGAGAGGTGAATTTCGTTGCCACGGTCCCCGGTGTTTACGGTGTCTTGGCTGCTTTTGCAGGCGAGCTGACGATCGCGTTCGTAATGATGTCGGTAGTGCTCGTAACGAGCAATCATCGGATCCTGTATAAGTACACACCGATCTTTGCCGGGCTGTTGGTCGCGATCTACATACCAGTCGTATCACCGATCTCCGGAATGAGCATGAATCCGGCACGTACTTTCAGTTCAGCGGTTGCGGGGAATACATGGAACGCGGTTTGGATCTATTTCATCGCACCGTCGATCGCAATGCTCGGTGCGGCGGAAGTGTACGTTCGTGCAAAAGGCTCTAAAGCCGTACTTTGCGCAAAATTTGACCACAGCGGCAAGTCTCGCTGTATTTTCAACTGTCGATTCGACGATATCGGGATATATCAACGTGGAAATGAATTCAGGGAGGTAAAGGCAGCCGAGAATATCGAGGTCAGGAACGATCGCCACGATGTTGACGCGGTCGCCAGGCTGTCTTGATCTGGAGTCTATTATGAAAGGAAATTACGATGTGATCATTATCGGCACGGGTGCAGGCGGCGGCACGCTCGCGCGCAAACTCGCACCGTCGGGAAAGAAGATCCTTATTCTCGAGCGCGGCGATTATGTAAAGCGCGAGCCTGATAACTGGAACTCCAGAGCGGTGAATGTCGAGGCGAAATACAACACCCGCGAAGTGTGGTATGACAATCAAGGCAAACCGCTGCACCCCCATACAAATTACAACGTCGGCGGTAACACGAAATTCTACGGGGCCGCCCTGTTCCGGATGCGCGAACGTGATTTCGGCGAACTAAAGCACTATGACGGCATTTCTCCTGCGTGGCCGATCAATTACGGGGAACTCGAGCCCTTTTACACTCAGGCCGAGGCCATGTATCACGTTCACGGGACGCGCGGCGAAGACCCGACCGAACCGCCGTCCAGTGCGCCATATCCGCATCCGGCCGTGAGCCATGAGACGCGTATTAAACAACTCGCCGAAGATTTCTCCGCAATGGGTGTTAAACCATTTCACGTCCCGCTCGGGATCCAATTGAAAGAAGACAGTAGGAAAAGTCTGTGCGTCCGGTGTGCAACCTGCGATGGATTTCCGTGCCTTTTGAACGCGAAGGCGGACTCGCAGACGTGCGGCGTCGACCATGCTACTGAGTATCCGAACGTCACACTCTTGACGAATGCGTTGGTGACAAAACTCGAGACCAGCTCTACCGGCAGGTCGGTCACGGCCGTGAACGTCGAACGCAACGGTGAAAAGGAACGCTACACGGCGAATCTCGTGGTCCTTTCCGCCGGTGCGATCAACTCAGCGGCTCTGCTTTTGAGATCGGCGAACCACATGCATCCGAATGGTCTCGCGAACAGTTCCGATCAGGTCGGTCGAAACTACATGGGTCATGTAAATTCTGTACTGCTTGCCGTTTCAAAATGCCCGAACCCGACGGTTTTTCAAAAGACGCTTGCGGTCAATGATTTTTATTTCGGATCCGAAGATTTCCCGTTTCCAATGGGGCACATTTCGTTCGTCGGAAAGCTGGATGGCGTAACACTATCTGCCGGAGCACCCGCAATTGCGCCGGGCTTCGCACTCGATCAGATGGCCAAACACTCGCTCGATTTTTGGCTGACGACCGAAGACCTGCCGCGTCCCGAAAATCGTGTAACGCTGAACAGGAATGGCGACATCGTTCTGAATTACAAGCCAAACAACATCGAAGCTCATAAACGCCTGCAAGGAAAGCTCAAAGAACTGATGAATAATCAGCGGAAGTGCAACATTCACGGCAATGAATGTCACCAAGGGCTGTTCTCGCGAAATCTCTATCTCGCCGAGCAGATCCCACTCGCCGGCGTTGCACATCAGAATGGAACGATCCGATTTGGAGATGATCCAAGAACTTCCGTTCTCGACACAAATTGCAAAGCCCACGACCTGGACAATCTATATGTCGTCGACGGCAGTTTTTTTCCGTCGAGCTCGGCGGTAAATCCGGCACTAACGATCATGGCGAATGCACTGCGGGTTGGCAGACATTTGCTTGAAAGGATGAACTAAGAAATGAAGTCGGAAAGCAAACCACTAAATTCCTTAAAGTTCGGCTGGTTCTTGGTCGCTCTGCTATCGATCCTGGCTCTTTTCGGCTCGTCGCGCGGTCAAGGCGTGTCAAACGTCGAATCTGTCGGTTTCACCGTCTCGGATATGGACGAGGCGCTCGATTTTTACACTCGAATTCTGCCATTCGAAAAGGTGTCGGAGGTGGAGGTTTGGGGGCACGAGTTCGAACGTTTATCGGGCGTGTTCGGGGCACGGGTCCGAATCGTTCGACTGAGGCTCGGTAGTGAAACACTTGAACTGACCGAATATTTGACGCCGCAGGGACGCCCGATCCCCGTCGATTCCAGAAGCAACGATCGCTGGTTCCAGCATATTGCGATCATTGTTTCTGATATGGATAAGGCTTATGCGTTGCTGCGGGCAAATAAGGTTCGTCACGCTTCGACCGCACCTCAGACGCTGCCAGCTTACATAACGGCTGCGGCAGGGATCAAGGCATTCTATTTCAAAGATATTGACGATCACGTGCTTGAGATTCTTCAATTTCCTCAGGGCAAGGGCCTGCAAAAATGGCATGATCTCGAAAAATCAGGAAGGCTCTTTCTTGGGATCGATCATACCGCGATCGTGGTCGGCGATACAGACGCCAGCTTGAAATTCTATGAGCAAAGACTCGGTTTAGCGGTGGCCGGAACTAGCGTCAATTACGGCAACGAACAGGAGCATCTCAACAATGTGTTCGGCGCAAAGCTTCATATCACCGGTTTGAAGACAAAACAAGACGGCATCGCAGTCGAGTTTCTTGAATATATAGCGCCGGCGGACGGACGCCCCTACCCGAAGGATTCGAAGTCCAATGATATCTGGCATTGGCAAACCAGCTTTGATGCCGGCGGCTTCGAAAGCCTTCTAACCGGCTATCGTACAGGGTTCATTTCGAGCGGGTCGGTGCTTTTCGGCAATGGTCAGCTTGGGTTTCGCAAAGCGGCTTTGATCCGCGACCCGGACGGACACGCCGTTCGGCTTACCGAACGGTGAGTTCAATGCAGAAATTAGGAGCAAACACAATGAAATTATGTGATCGGAAGTTTTTATATCTGGCAGTACTTGTTGGTATCGCAATATCGCTCGCGGCCTGTGCGAAAGCGACAAATTTTGCGGCAATCGATAAAGACGACGAGGGTGCCGCACTTAAGGGTTTTGACGCAGTGGCGTATTTCGCCGTCGAGAATGCCGTTAAGGGCCGTCCTGAATACGAATATGTATGGAATGGGGCTAAGTGGCTTTTTTCGAGCGAGGAGAATCTGCAAAAGTTCAGACAGAACCCCGAGGCCTATGCGCCTCAGTTCGGTGGATATTGCTCATATGCGGTTTCTCGGGGCTATACGGCGGACGGCGATCCAAATGCCTGGAAGATCGTCGATGGAAAACTCTACTTGAACTACAACCTTGAAGTTAAGGAGATGTGGGAAAAAG
The DNA window shown above is from Chloracidobacterium sp. and carries:
- a CDS encoding aquaporin, which codes for MLNAIRNHWPEYLIEAWGLGTFMVSACVFGVLLFHPDSYLAGYGVIFRNVLMGVAMGMTAMAIFKSPWGKRSGAHINPVVTLTFLRLGKISRPDAVMYVAAQFVGGMSGVLLSWLILEERLEAREVNFVATVPGVYGVLAAFAGELTIAFVMMSVVLVTSNHRILYKYTPIFAGLLVAIYIPVVSPISGMSMNPARTFSSAVAGNTWNAVWIYFIAPSIAMLGAAEVYVRAKGSKAVLCAKFDHSGKSRCIFNCRFDDIGIYQRGNEFREVKAAENIEVRNDRHDVDAVARLS
- a CDS encoding GMC family oxidoreductase, giving the protein MKGNYDVIIIGTGAGGGTLARKLAPSGKKILILERGDYVKREPDNWNSRAVNVEAKYNTREVWYDNQGKPLHPHTNYNVGGNTKFYGAALFRMRERDFGELKHYDGISPAWPINYGELEPFYTQAEAMYHVHGTRGEDPTEPPSSAPYPHPAVSHETRIKQLAEDFSAMGVKPFHVPLGIQLKEDSRKSLCVRCATCDGFPCLLNAKADSQTCGVDHATEYPNVTLLTNALVTKLETSSTGRSVTAVNVERNGEKERYTANLVVLSAGAINSAALLLRSANHMHPNGLANSSDQVGRNYMGHVNSVLLAVSKCPNPTVFQKTLAVNDFYFGSEDFPFPMGHISFVGKLDGVTLSAGAPAIAPGFALDQMAKHSLDFWLTTEDLPRPENRVTLNRNGDIVLNYKPNNIEAHKRLQGKLKELMNNQRKCNIHGNECHQGLFSRNLYLAEQIPLAGVAHQNGTIRFGDDPRTSVLDTNCKAHDLDNLYVVDGSFFPSSSAVNPALTIMANALRVGRHLLERMN
- a CDS encoding VOC family protein, with product MKSESKPLNSLKFGWFLVALLSILALFGSSRGQGVSNVESVGFTVSDMDEALDFYTRILPFEKVSEVEVWGHEFERLSGVFGARVRIVRLRLGSETLELTEYLTPQGRPIPVDSRSNDRWFQHIAIIVSDMDKAYALLRANKVRHASTAPQTLPAYITAAAGIKAFYFKDIDDHVLEILQFPQGKGLQKWHDLEKSGRLFLGIDHTAIVVGDTDASLKFYEQRLGLAVAGTSVNYGNEQEHLNNVFGAKLHITGLKTKQDGIAVEFLEYIAPADGRPYPKDSKSNDIWHWQTSFDAGGFESLLTGYRTGFISSGSVLFGNGQLGFRKAALIRDPDGHAVRLTER
- a CDS encoding YHS domain-containing protein, coding for MKLCDRKFLYLAVLVGIAISLAACAKATNFAAIDKDDEGAALKGFDAVAYFAVENAVKGRPEYEYVWNGAKWLFSSEENLQKFRQNPEAYAPQFGGYCSYAVSRGYTADGDPNAWKIVDGKLYLNYNLEVKEMWEKEQQQNIKKGEENWNGFKAKKPQHKG